The proteins below are encoded in one region of Holophagaceae bacterium:
- a CDS encoding response regulator gives MGGLRRILMVDDDLDIRTVAQLSLTAVGGFTVEVCGSGPEAIEKAPAFLPDLFLLDVMMPGMDGPTTLAKLREIPSLAGIPAVFLTAKVQPHEIAQLRACGAMDVLAKPFDPMTLPDSLRRIWDAS, from the coding sequence ATGGGCGGCCTGCGGCGGATCCTCATGGTGGACGATGACCTGGACATCCGGACCGTGGCCCAGCTCAGCCTCACCGCGGTGGGCGGCTTCACGGTCGAAGTGTGCGGATCCGGCCCCGAAGCCATCGAGAAGGCCCCGGCATTCCTTCCGGATCTGTTCCTCTTGGACGTGATGATGCCAGGCATGGACGGGCCCACGACCCTGGCCAAACTCCGGGAGATCCCCTCCCTGGCCGGGATCCCCGCCGTCTTCCTGACGGCCAAGGTGCAGCCCCATGAGATCGCCCAGCTGAGGGCTTGCGGGGCCATGGATGTGTTGGCTAAGCCCTTCGATCCCATGACCCTGCCGGATTCCCTGCGGCGCATCTGGGACGCCAGCTAA